The Lonchura striata isolate bLonStr1 chromosome 5, bLonStr1.mat, whole genome shotgun sequence genome window below encodes:
- the CKAP4 gene encoding cytoskeleton-associated protein 4: MSAAKHRGTKGGSPPAANEKSAQLGAGDEPPAKKPAAAGHGRGGRAGGGGRSGAGPRRGWAMLLGAAVVLGAALPAGWYVLQLQEEVGRSAREVEASGRQRQELAATLDTVVQKVRSLQTTFGEFESMMKIVQQKQEVSEKAVKQGESEINRISEVLQKLQNEILKDLSDGIHMVKDARERDFTSLENTVEERLTELTKSINDNIAVFTEVQQRSQDEINNMKAKVGSLEQADVYKHEIKVLKDAFDEMQASMKMKEKDIETLKSTIDSMESDVYTEVKELVNLKQEHEKFKEAADTEHLSLKALQEKVLRAEDSIMQLPSDIKRLDEDLLQVKANLNKWEDNELFRKALETFGKNSEGLESRMRHIEDSLESLASVAVQNSEKLESFLSKEAEYENKLNTLEQSITILQGLSDTDVTSVTDVLKNLGEAQTSLYNDMENLKRSINDLPSSGALQDVQKQISTLLDQGNLQADQTHSQGYLEKFSSMEGSVDELRSSVSQVDSDLKMLRTAVDSLVAYSVKIENNENSLESVKSSVDDLRNDLERLFVKVEKIHENI, encoded by the exons ATGTCGGCCGCCAAGCACCGGGGCACTAAGGGGGGCAGCCCGCCCGCCGCCAACGAAAAGAGCGCGCAGCTCGGCGCCGGCGATGAGCCGCCGGCGAAGaagccggcggcggcggggcacggccggggcGGCAGGGCCGGCGGGGGGGGCCGCTCCGGCGCCGGCCCCCGCCGCGGCTGGGCGATGCTGCTGGGCGCCGCGGTGGTGCTGGGCGCCGCGCTGCCCGCCGGCTGGTACGTGCTGCAACTGCAGGAGGAGGTCGGGCGGAGCGCCCGGGAGGTGGAGGCCTCCGGGCGGCAGCGGCAGGAGCTGGCCGCCACCCTGGACACCGTGGTGCAGAAG GTACGTTCTCTTCAAACCACATTTGGAGAATTCGAATCCATGATGAAAATTGTTCAGCAGAAGCAGGAGGTGAGCGAGAAGGCTGTTAAACAAGGGGAGAGTGAAATAAACCGGATCAGTGAAGTGCTTCAGAAGCTGCAGAATGAAATTTTGAAAGACTTGTCTGATGGCATTCACATGGTGAAGGATGCAAGGGAACGAGACTTTACATCTCTGGAAAACACAGTGGAAGAGAGACTAACAGAGCTGACCAAATCTATAAATGATAACATTGCAGTATTCACTGAAGTCCAGCAAAGGAGCCAAGATGAAATCAACAATATGAAAGCAAAGGTTGGTTCACTAGAACAGGCAGATGTGTATAAGCATGAGATTAAGGTGCTAAAAGATGCTTTTGATGAGATGCAAGCAtccatgaaaatgaaagaaaaggacaTAGAGACCTTGAAGAGTACAATAGACTCCATGGAGTCTGACGTGTACACTGAAGTGAAAGAGTTAGTCAACCTCAAACAAGAACACGAGAAGTTCAAAGAGGCTGCGGACACTGAACACCTTTCATTAAAAGCTTTACAAGAGAAAGTTCTGAGAGCTGAGGATTCTATTATGCAGCTCCCTAGTGACATTAAAAGACTTGATGAAGATTTACTGCAAGTTAAAGCCAACCTCAACAAATGGGAAGATAATGAACTCTTCAGAAAAGCATTAGAAACTTTTGGGAAGAACAGTGAAGGACTGGAGTCTCGAATGAGGCACATTGAAGACAGCCTAGAGTCTCTAGCATCTGTTGCTGTTCAAAACAGTGAAAAGTTAGAATCTTTCCTTTCTAAGGAGGCAGAATATGAGAATAAGCTCAATACTTTAGAACAAAGCATTACCATTCTTCAGGGACTCTCAGATACAGATGTAACTTCAGTGACAGATGTTCTGAAAAATCTTGGTGAGGCACAGACTTCACTGTACAATGACATGGAAAACTTAAAGAGAAGCATCAATGACTTGCCATCCTCAGGTGCTCTCCAGGATGTCCAGAAGCAAATAAGTACTTTGTTGGATCAAGGAAATCTTCAGGCAGATCAAACACATTCTCAAGGTTACCTTGAAAAGTTTTCTTCTATGGAAGGCTCTGTAGATGAACTGAGATCTTCTGTTAGCCAGGTTGATTCTGATTTGAAAATGCTAAGAACTGCAGTGGATAGTTTAGTTGCCTATTCagtgaaaattgaaaataatgaGAACAGCTTGGAGTCTGTGAAGAGCTCAGTGGATGACCTGAGGAATGATCTGGAAAGGTTGTTTGTGAAAGTagaaaaaatacatgaaaatatttAG